The sequence tttttttaagaaaatgactGCATTCATCCTAACTTCTCCTTGCTTATTCTCTCTATCCATCAATGTAGGGGGAGAAGCCAGAATGGAGGCTGAGAACCTCACTTCTATTACTGAATTCATCTTGGTGGGACTCACCAGCCACCGCAAGACCCAGATTTTGCTCTTTGTGGTCGTCCTCAACATCTATTTGCTTACCATTGCGGGGAACCTGGTGATCATCATGCTTGTTCGGACTGACTCTCACCTCCACacacccatgtacttcttcctgacTCACCTTGCAGGGGTGGAGATATGTTATGTCACCAGCACTTTGCCCCAGATGCTGTTCAACCTCCTGACCAGAAATGGTGCCATTTCTTTAACATGTTGTGCACTCCAGATGCACCTGGTATTGACCCTGGGTGGCACTGAATGTGTTTTGCTAGGTGCCATGGCCTATGACCGTTACTTGGCCATTTGCCACCCCTTGCTTTATGCCATCCTCATGGGCAGGTGGCGCCAACTGCAACTGGCTTCAGTTTCCTGGCTGGTAGGCATCCTTCTTGCAACAATCAATGTGGGCTGCACTTTCAGCCACCTTTTCTGTGGCCCCAATCGTGTCAACCACTTCATCTGTGAACTACCTGTGGTGCTGAAACTTGCATGTGCCAACACTCACATCACTGAGTTTGTAGTTTTCATGACAGCTGCTATCATCCTCCTGGGCCCTCTTTCAGTTATTTTGACCTCATATGGGCTCATTTTGTCCACTGTACTGAAAATGCAGTCAAGCTCTGGCAGGCAAAAGGCCTTCTCAACATGCACCTCTCATTTGATGGTTGTCACCGTGTTTTATGGCACTGTCATCACTATGTACATGAGACCTGGGTTGGGCACAGCCTCTGATTTTGACAAGAAAATTGCAGTGTTTTATATTTTGGTCAGCCCCCTGCTCAATCCTATCATTTACACCCTTAGAAACAAGGATGTCCATAGGGCAGCAGCTAAGGTTCTGCAAAGATGGGGTTTGAAACACAAATGAGTATCACCAACTTGCTTAAGTGGTCATGTTGACTAGGAGCTGCCAGTTGCCTTTTGGGGCACATGGGACTATTTGCAAAATGGCGGAGCTGTCGGGTAAACCAATAAGACCACCTTATTGCCATTGCATTTGATTCACAGAAATTTTGGAATTGAAATGTGTGCCACTGCCTCTGTTTGCCAGATCCAGCTCTCAGCCCAGAGGAGTAGATTGGAATGGAAAGACTCAAATAGACCTTAATTACAGCTGGGGCAGAACTGATGACACAATCTAAGGATGGATCTGTATATCCAGCAAAATGAGATGGGGAATGGGATTTGGCTTATACTGGGTCAGTCCAATGGCCAATCTTTATGTATATGAGATCCTGGTCAGGGACAACTCCAAATCATGACAAGAAAATTGCCATCACTTCTCAACCCAATCATTTACACCCTGAGAAACAAGGATGTCCATGGGGTAGTGGCCAAAATGCTGAAAAGAGGGTCTTGGAAGAAAACAGTATGGCTGTTGATGTTCTGCTGATTTAGCTTCAATGTTATTCAAGGGATGCTTTGGTCTGATTCTTAAGTGTTGCATTAAAACAACGTATCAAACCTCTGTTCAGCCTTGAATTCCAGATAGTGGCCTCAGGTATGATGGCTTATATCCCAAGTTGGGGACCTTTTCTGGGATGATAGCATACTCCAACCTCTGCTCTTTGGGAAGTGTTGGGAAAAGAAGGGAAGGATATTAGCACAGTGGTAGTAGCTCATGTTTTCAACACACAAGTTCAACCCCGGGTATTTCCAGTCACAGCTGGAACCcttgagagctactgccagtatggcttagagcagccttccccaacctaccACGCTTCCGATgttttggagtccaaaacatagATATGTTCTATCAACATATCCAATGGTAAGGGaattggagagcaccaggtttggTAAAGCTTTCTGCAAAACTTCTCCCTGATGGATGTGGCAGTCCTTTAAATGCTATCTGTCAATCAGAGCATACCTGGCTGGGTCAAGAACCCTTAAAAGATGGACTGCTGCCAACACTGCCACTTGTCCCTCAACCTTCATCTGACAGGCAATGCTGCTTTTGTTTCTTGCGAGGAGACCAGTAGCCTGTTTGTAAGGCACTGCAATAGGATAGGTAGACATGAAGTAAATTGTTTTCTTTATATTCTTAAAGCATCATTCTCCCAATTCCCTTTTGGAACTTAATAAACTTCTTCACATTGACAGGTGTGGTTTTCTGTGTTTTTTGTCAGGCTTAAAGGGTCACTACCCTTTCACACAACTAGTATTTGGTTTCATACTTCATATCCACATCAGTGGGGAAAATCAAGCCAGGCATAAAATGTTATAGTTGCTGACTGGAAGTTAAGGGTTGTGCACTGATCAGAATGGAAAGTGTGGCTGTTATAAAAGTTTGGCAGGCACAAATGGTATTGAAAGCGGGACATATGTGATCACTCCAATAACCTCATGAACACAAATCATCATGGATGTGACATAAAATGATGTCTGGTAAGGCCCTAACTCTTAGCTTAATCTACCTCACTGGGTAGTTGGTAGTTCAAAAGAGATGAAAAGTATGAAAATGAGGCTGAAGATTCTGCCTGATTAGAAGAGAATCCTTATGGATAATGTATTTATTCCTCTTTATGCTCCTCCCCTATTTGCTAAGAAATTATTAAATATTTCTGTATATGAAAAACATAGGAAATGCACTGTGAATACTTTTCAGTATGCATGCAACATAATTTGCTTAAAAACAATGATCCTTACTCAAACGCTTTCCTGCTTTGGAATGTGCACAACCTCACTTGTAGGctaaaaaaatgtaaattacTGCCTTCCTTTATTTCCACCATCTTTGTTACCTGTTTCAAAGAGCCTTCTTCCATTTTTGTATGTTAACTGCTTGCAGCCCAAGAGAGAAGGGACTATTACAAATCCTGAAGAAATCTCCAAAGGAATCTGAGGAGTCTCTGTGGAGTAGACTCACAGTCTTCATTATTATACCGAATCCTCAGTCTCTTGATGTGTTCAAGgggaaacagcaacaacagccacCACCTAACACTTAGAATAAGCAGCTGAACAAGCCAGATGATTTTCATTCTCCCATTTAAAGCattaaaagctggggggggggggcacctgtcCAAATGGAAAGCAGGAGTTTAGTGGAAAGGCACATGCCTTGCAGGTCTAAGATCCCTAGCATCTCCTTTAAGTGGCAATAGGTCATCTGTCTGGAGATTGGCTGCCAGCCGAGATAGCCAATGCTAGACTTGAGCAGACACCTCACAGGTAGGGCAGTAGAAGATGCTTCAATCAAATTTGCAACACCACAGTTAtttgatggaccagtgatctaacCTGATACAAAGCAGCTTTTCTCCCAACTCTAGAGTTCAGGGACTTTACTTTAAAAATCTGGGCATCACTATTTCCTTCCAACCTCTTCCCAGCGGAGACTCTAACAGACAACCAGCTAAGGGTCAGCAGCATCCCTGATGTATGTGCTACAGATGTTTGTGACTCCCAGTGTACTTAAAGTTCAGAGTATCTTCAGACAGTTCTTGCCACTTTAAAGCTAGTAAAATCTAGATTTTCCCTGCCTATTGGAGGGATTAGCCATGAGAAGTATGGCCACCACGATTGTGCCACAGGCATCCATTTCAAAGCAGCACAGAGAAGACCTCCACCAATAGCCCCTTGACACTGCAATATCCATCTTTGTGAACCTTCTATATGTGGCGTTAGAAGCTTGACCCTAACTCAGCCAACTGTTGTACGACTTAACATAAACTCACCACACCAGGAACACCTGGGAACAGCATGAAGGTAAGATTATATTCTGTTATTTTGAGGGGAGAAAAGAAACTCATTTCACTGTTTAAGATGAAATTTACCTGCTTGGTAGTACTATCTGCttcagaattctatgattctagtctgttttatatgatctagttgagattcctgcatttcagggggttagactttcgttgtcccttctaactctgcaattctatgattctttggtaTGTCACTAATGTTAATATTTTCCACCTTGAAAGCTTGTTACTTTCAATTAGTGCTGAATGAAAGGGGGTGTATGTTTTGTTTGGACATGCAACTTTTCATCTTCCCTTTTGTTTTCACCTTCAGGAGGGTTCTAAAAATATATCCTTCTATTCAGTTTCTCAATTTTCACTTATTTTCACTTCTTGTGAGAGAGACAACGTGCCTCAGTGCAAATCTCAAGGAAATTAACTTTGGAATTTTCTCATATTCCTGTTTTGTTCTGACTTCTCTTTTTCCATGTGAGAAACTGGTGATTGGTGCCCATTAAGACTCTTAAGGCAAAAGGTAGGGAGGCCAATGGTATATGGAGCCAGGTATATGGAGCCagggccaatgacaggcagagccaactaattccagtTTTGTTCCACCCTTCTCTCTTCTGCATTCAAAGAAGAAGCTGACAGGTGGTGCaagtgggcaggcaggcaggtgcagACTGGCTGAGGACAAAGGAAGGTAAGCTGAACCCTTggtagaattgttgagttggaggTACAGTTTGCCAAATGCTTTGGCACAGGTTTTCCCCCCAGCATTTCATGATAggtcaggggttggactagatgactgttgtggtagggttgccatatttctagaagTAAAATTCAGGACACAATTCTACCCTTTAAATCGGtgttagggaacctgtggccctccagatagacCCAGGCATGGGAGTAAAGGCTCTTCGGAATCTGAGAACTATAAAGGGGACAATGTAGCcatgaaattaaataaaaccCACAGAGACGTACAGTATATGTGCTAATGCTTGTCCCGGTACTTTAGTACTCGAAGCCCCATCACTATGGAAAGTGTGCTCAGGCAGCACATTATGAGAGTGGTGATAACACCCTTTTTCTTCCAAGCCACTGAatcagcttgtgtgtgtgtgcccacccacccacccacacacacacatcatatacatatatatgaatGAGTAGGCTATGAAGAGCAATCTTAGGTAAATCTACTCTAAGATAAGCACAACAGAGTTCAGCTTTAGAAAGGAAGAAACCAGGGACAGATGAAAACAGGAATTGGATTACCTAAATCTGGAgggccccccaaaataaaaactgTTAAGTGGCTACTCACACCTCACAGTGGAAAAAAGTAAAGgaaatacaccccccccaaaaaggacaCATGTTTGCATTGGCGTTATATGCTGAATAAGTCTTGCCCATGTGAgcactggctgctgaattctgcaccatctAAAGTTTCCaacccatcttcagaggcagccccacatataacatgttgcagtaatctaacctagaggttaccagagcatagatggtAGAAGTTAGGCTATCACCTATCCCAGATAGggacacagctgggccaccagctgaagctgataaaTGCACTCTGTGCCATGGAACATAATAGGCAGCTTAGAGGGGTTAAATCTAAAACAATTCCCAGTTATTTGGTTCCCATTTTTCAGGTTTTTTCTCCCTGCGAAAACAGGCAGCAGTCCTTCCTCCAGATCTCCACTGTCCATTATGGACTGATATTGTATCTAAACATTTTTGGTCTGTAACTTAaaatctatacatcatctttgtTGACCTATTGCTGTTTCTTTATCTTcaatatttccccccattcttcatGTGCAGCGCTGAAACTAAGTGTACAGTCAAGTTTTGTTATAGGTgtcttgtttgttattatgtatttttgtttatcCGAAATGTTTCAACTGAAATAATAAAAGGAGCAATGCTAGCCATGCCTACTCAGATGCAAGCTCTACAGAATAAAGTGGGaattactccaaggtaagtgggGTTGGGATTGCAGTCTAAATCTTTCTCTTCACATAATCAGCATCATGGTCCAAATTGTATTACATGGTACCTTGGTGCACGGAGCTTAAACTATCTAAATCATCATGCAAAAGAATAATACCTAAGAATATTTGAGAGTCAAATGGGGGGTGGTCCTCACAACTAAGAGCATTCAcctgctatgttgttgttgttgttgttgttgttgttgttgttgttgttgttgttgttgttgttgtttcagtttcaaattatataccaccctttatcccaAGGATCccaaggcagtgtacaacattaaaaacacattacagaacatcaatgataaaacatattatttaaaagcatattaGAACCTTCTGCTTTGTGGGAGAGATGATAGTTTATGGTTGTCCCATTGTGCCTGGTCTCTTACATTTGCCCTTTCTCTACAGGGAGGAGGCTAGAATGGAATCTGAGAACC comes from Podarcis raffonei isolate rPodRaf1 chromosome 13, rPodRaf1.pri, whole genome shotgun sequence and encodes:
- the LOC128398986 gene encoding olfactory receptor 2D3-like, producing the protein MEAENLTSITEFILVGLTSHRKTQILLFVVVLNIYLLTIAGNLVIIMLVRTDSHLHTPMYFFLTHLAGVEICYVTSTLPQMLFNLLTRNGAISLTCCALQMHLVLTLGGTECVLLGAMAYDRYLAICHPLLYAILMGRWRQLQLASVSWLVGILLATINVGCTFSHLFCGPNRVNHFICELPVVLKLACANTHITEFVVFMTAAIILLGPLSVILTSYGLILSTVLKMQSSSGRQKAFSTCTSHLMVVTVFYGTVITMYMRPGLGTASDFDKKIAVFYILVSPLLNPIIYTLRNKDVHRAAAKVLQRWGLKHK